The Paenibacillus sp. 481 DNA window AGCAGCAGAAAAGGCTTATCTTAGAATGAAAATGGAATTATTACAGCCCTTTTTTAAGAAGAGTGGGTGTATAAGATTTTTATCATTATTTCAGAAATACGGAACTGATATCGAAAAAAGGCGGTGAACTGAACTGAATTTTCCCACCTAGGGGTACGGAAGACTGAAATACCCCTAGGTGGGAATCTGACAAGCAAAGCTCGATCACGACTCACACAATTCCTCTAAATGACGAGTCAAAATGGATGCTATTTTCTCCTCGGAAGCCTCACTAGGATGCATGAAACAATGAAGGGCCAATCCGTCCACTAGGGCATAAAGCCGATCCATTTCATAATGGGGATCGATCCCTTTCTTAGCCAACTTCAAGTGAATAAGCGCATCGATGACCAACTTGATCAATAGATAGGTTTCTTCATAGATTTTGGCGTTCAGCGGTTTTAATGCGGGCGTACTCACTGCTTTGGCGTTATACCAAAGCCATACCTCCATTTCTAGTCTTGTTTCGTTATGAATGGGCAGCAGTTGCATTGTAAGATGGATAAGTTGCTGCATAGTAGGAGTGGATGTGGAAGCGATCATCGCTTGAATGCGCTTCCCTGCCTTGCTGCTTACGAGTTCCATGAGATAGATGTACAGATCCGCTTGGCTGGGAAAATAATGGCGCATGGAGCCCATGGACAACCCGGCTTCCTTCGCAATATTGCGTACACTCGCCGCTTCCACACCGTCCCGACTAACAATTTTCCAGGCAACTTCAGCAATCATTTCTCTTTGAGTGTCATGGTTTACGATTTTTGGCATGTCTTCATTATACCACACTTGATTTATTTAGCACACCGTGCTATATTGGCTCGAGAGTTCAAAATTTTGGAAGGGGAGTTGTTCCGCATTGCGTGAAGAGCTTGCAGGGAAAATCGACAAGAATGCGCTTATGGTGTGGAGGCTGACAGCGATGATTATCCTTTCGCCATCCATTCTTATTTTAGCTGCCTTGTTACTATTGTCGTTAATGTTTCATTGGCCACTTTGGATATTTTCGTCTGTGCTAATCTTGAGCTTGCTCTCGGTCCTTATTTTAGTCGTTATTATTCCAATACGCCGCTACAATCGCTGGTCTTATGCTATCCAAGAACAATCGATAGAGTTGCATCACGGCATTTGGCTGTGGAAGCGTACGATGATTCCGATGGTACGCGTTCAACATGTTGATATGAAGCAAGGGCCGTTGCTGCGCCGTTATGGTTTAGCGTCCATTACGATTTCAACCGCAGCTGGAAGTCACCAGATTCCAGCGCTTACGGTACAGACGGCTGAACAGGTTCAGCGGCAAGTTATGGCCTATGCGGAGGTTTCGGATGAAGATCTCTAATCCTAGTATCTCGGACACAGCCAAACGGCTCCACCCCGTATCCCTGCTTTTTTTTGCGGCTAAGACGCTCAAGGAATCACTACATGCTCTGCCGCTTGTCCCGCTGCTCGTATTTCTCGCCTCCCTGATTTATGGGGATAACGTCAGTTGGGTAGCCGTCTCCGTGTTGGCTGGTAGTTTTGTGTTTTTGCTTATCTTCGTTTTCGGCTGGATACGCTGGTATCGTTACAAATACGTCTTGGAGCAGGGCAGATTATACATAGAGCAAGGCGTCTGGTTTCGAAAAAAAACATGGATGGCTAAGGAGCGGGTGTTGTCGCTCGATTTGACCGTCAGAATGTATCAGCGCCCGTTTGGTTTAGTGAGTCTCAACATCAGTACCGCGGGAGCTGGCGATTCGGTTGAGGAACTCAGTTCAATCAGCAGAGCTGAAGCCGAACGAATCCGCGCGGCACTCACATTATCCCCTCTAGAGAGAAGCCAAGCCCGCTCGACTGACACGCAGAGTCACATCTCGCTGGCGCTCGGCGATCTACTGAATTATAGCGTTAGCTCTGTTCGTATAGGCATTGTGTTAGCGGTGTTCGGGGCTATTGTCGCCCGCTTTGATGATGTTAGAGCTGTGTTTGATATTTGGAAATTCATTATCGAGGGATTTGGTTCGCTGTGGTTTGTATGGTTTCCACTCCTGTTAATGGCTGCTGCATGGCTGATCGCTGTCATATTTACGATTCTTATGGATTTCAATTATGAGCTGGAACGAAGCGACGATAACCTTATTATTCGCAGAGGATTGCTGGATAAAAAAACGGTCACGATTTCCCTCCAGCGCATTCAGGCGGTGAAGGTGGTGGGAAATATGTTTCGCAGGCCGTTCGGCTTAGTGAGCGTCTATATCGTAATAGCCGGAAAAAAGGAGAGCGACACGAGTTCCATCATTCTTTATCCGCTCCTGAAAATATCCAAACTGGACGGATTTTTGAAAAGTTTTGTGCCGGGCTTTGAGTTGCCGGTGCAGTGGCATGGACGACCAGAGCCATCAGCAAGAAGCCATTTTATGTTGCTACCGATATCACTTTGTTTGTTCATCGTGGTTCCAGGCATGATATGGCTTCCTGGCTACTATGGATGGTTAACGCTTGTGCTGCCTGTGGTGGCAGCCCTTTGGGGCGAGCTTCGGTATAGGCAAGCGGCATGGTCGGTACAAGATGGTCAGCTTGCCATCCGTTACGGTGGTTTTTCGCTGCGGCGGGTGCTGATTCCGAAGAAGCGGATGCAGTGGCATCGGATATCTCAGACGGCATTGCAAGCGAGAAGAGGCCATGCCACTTTAAAAATAGCGGTTGCTGGCGGGAGGGAACCAGCTGTATTTGCGATCCGTCATGCTCCGCATTCGAGAGTAAGCGAAGTCGCGCATTTTTTAGAGGGGTGAAAGGAGGGGGCATCTTCCCCCCGTAGTTCATGCAGGAAGAATTTCTTGATCCATGGGGGAAGAACCCCTTGGTTTGCTGGTTTGCTTGGTTTGCTGGTTTCGCACGCTCGGTCGGCCGGGCGACTGGCCGTAAAGATATTTCATAACGGTTACCACAGTGGTTATTTCGCCAGATGTACATGGTTTTAATTTCTAACGGTTGTGAGTGAGCTTATTACTCCGATTTCATTAGAAATCCAGCAATTTGCACGATAATAAGCGCTACTATAACCGTTACATTTCTAATTGCATCTAATCTGCTGAAATAACAACTGTGGCGACCGTTAGTAGTGGAGGCACAGCCGCACAGAGGCACATCCACACATCCAGACAGTCGCACATCCAGACAGCCACACATCCAGACAGTCGCACCTCCACACAACGGTAGTGGAACAGCGAATCTCAGCTGACCGCCAACCGATAGGTGCGGTATCGCTGCTTGCCGCTTGCAACAACAAGTAGATTTTTGTTCACTAACGATCGAAGAATCGTTCGAGTCCGATTCTCTGAGAGCAAGAGATGATTAGCAAGCTCTCTTGGTACAAAGGGGCTCATGCGTCTGCGAGCAAATCGCAAAGTTTCAGCTTCAGACCAAGGTAGGCCCGTCGCAGCAGACGTTGCTAGAAATTTTCCTGCGAAGGAGAGTACTAACTGCTTGCAGACTCCGGGATCGTCTTTTATAGATCGATATGCAATCGGAAAGAATAACCAGTCATCAAGCGCAAGCAAGGCCTGTTTCATACACAAGTCTTTGAAGCGGCTAACTTCAATATCTCTGGCATGGGAGCGATAGCCGTGTATCTCGATGCAGCCCTTAGCACCACCAGGCATGTATGCCAAATCCAAATATCGGCACCCATTATTGAAGTCACGCACCTCCCACTCTGGAAACAAATGATTCAGATTACCGACAGCAGGGTACCAAATTGTTCGAAGAAACTCGACAGTTCCATGGCCTAGTCCCTTAGTAAGTAGTTCTCGTCTTCGCGAATTGTTTTCCTTAGCGATATTCTCCTGTAACCACTCCTCGTAGTCATTCTCAAATGGTGTCATAATGCTCGCCCTCTCTTTCATAATTTTAAAATAAACCTCACTATGATCTTAATCT harbors:
- a CDS encoding TetR/AcrR family transcriptional regulator, translated to MPKIVNHDTQREMIAEVAWKIVSRDGVEAASVRNIAKEAGLSMGSMRHYFPSQADLYIYLMELVSSKAGKRIQAMIASTSTPTMQQLIHLTMQLLPIHNETRLEMEVWLWYNAKAVSTPALKPLNAKIYEETYLLIKLVIDALIHLKLAKKGIDPHYEMDRLYALVDGLALHCFMHPSEASEEKIASILTRHLEELCES
- a CDS encoding PH domain-containing protein; its protein translation is MREELAGKIDKNALMVWRLTAMIILSPSILILAALLLLSLMFHWPLWIFSSVLILSLLSVLILVVIIPIRRYNRWSYAIQEQSIELHHGIWLWKRTMIPMVRVQHVDMKQGPLLRRYGLASITISTAAGSHQIPALTVQTAEQVQRQVMAYAEVSDEDL
- a CDS encoding PH domain-containing protein, whose product is MKISNPSISDTAKRLHPVSLLFFAAKTLKESLHALPLVPLLVFLASLIYGDNVSWVAVSVLAGSFVFLLIFVFGWIRWYRYKYVLEQGRLYIEQGVWFRKKTWMAKERVLSLDLTVRMYQRPFGLVSLNISTAGAGDSVEELSSISRAEAERIRAALTLSPLERSQARSTDTQSHISLALGDLLNYSVSSVRIGIVLAVFGAIVARFDDVRAVFDIWKFIIEGFGSLWFVWFPLLLMAAAWLIAVIFTILMDFNYELERSDDNLIIRRGLLDKKTVTISLQRIQAVKVVGNMFRRPFGLVSVYIVIAGKKESDTSSIILYPLLKISKLDGFLKSFVPGFELPVQWHGRPEPSARSHFMLLPISLCLFIVVPGMIWLPGYYGWLTLVLPVVAALWGELRYRQAAWSVQDGQLAIRYGGFSLRRVLIPKKRMQWHRISQTALQARRGHATLKIAVAGGREPAVFAIRHAPHSRVSEVAHFLEG
- a CDS encoding transcriptional regulator, whose protein sequence is MTPFENDYEEWLQENIAKENNSRRRELLTKGLGHGTVEFLRTIWYPAVGNLNHLFPEWEVRDFNNGCRYLDLAYMPGGAKGCIEIHGYRSHARDIEVSRFKDLCMKQALLALDDWLFFPIAYRSIKDDPGVCKQLVLSFAGKFLATSAATGLPWSEAETLRFARRRMSPFVPRELANHLLLSENRTRTILRSLVNKNLLVVASGKQRYRTYRLAVS